GAAAAGTAGGAAATGAAATTTACCATCCAAGATACAGTACTGGTTATCCACTTTCGTGTGTTGAATATAACTATCTTCGATTGTTGGATCATAATCCGCAACAAATAGCTTTTGAAAGAATTGTATCGTAAGAGCACTCTTGCCGACCCCTCCATCTCCAACAACAACTAGCTTAAAGGTTACAAGATTGTCATTGTTGGGAGGACGTGTCATGCCTCTGGATCTTCCGCTCCTTCTTCGTCTACTACCGTTCCTACGTCTGCCTATCCTGCCAAATCTTCTAACGTATCTTTTTGGCAGTGCAAACGCTCGTAGGATATTAAGTTGCTTCGTCGATTTGGAAGATCCTGCAACAATCAACAATGAAAAAATCTATACAAGCGTTCAGTAATAAAAATGCGTAGATCATCCAAtatcaaaagaaatatatttatccacaattgtttacataaaatttgtgaataaaatCGTGACAGAACGCATAATTGAGATAACGGGTGTGTCAATTGCGCGTGAAGTAATACGAAAGTAAATTTGTACGTCGATCTTTGTCGAGAGACGCTTACAGTTTTAACGTAATTCGTGCGCAATGGGtggaatataattgttttacgCGAAAAATTCCTATCGTGAGAAATCTCTTACCTTACATGATCCGCCACTCCTGCTTCTTCTACTGGCAGCTGTCAGTTTGCAAGTATCGTGCGCAAATATATCCGCGCGTAATACGGAGAGTACTCTCTGCGCGTTtgcaatgataaatataatacatatacttTCGTactacatgtatatatacgcGACATACACGACGCGCTTCACTGCAAAGTACCGTTGATATGAAATATGCTATAGTATGCTACAACAGGTAGTACCAACTTTTACGACGCTTACCAAAATAACGATtcacgaatattttaatacattttattgtatttatttaaaatattaatattagatatacattttaattgcaatatttttgtctaacattaaaaataataaaaaagatttatttgttaataaatatttgctaaaattaaaatttttaatagcgttttcgattatacaggatttgaacgacccagggttggttaatgacgtcattgcaacctctccaccaatgaaagacttgcatttatagtaaaatagtgattgatcaaccctgggtcgttcaaatcctgtataatcgaaaacgctataagtgGGCAATGTAGGTTTTGCTACTAATTTAGGGCACATCCATAAGAAGATGCATAAGGAAATaaaccaatcaatttccttatgcacaTGCTTATGCACTATACAAGTGTGGCTGGATATATCCTCAAAATATATATCCGCTCAATCGCTGTGATTGCCGAGGTGTGTAAAATGGTAAACTCTCATGTTTTTGGAGGTTACTTTTGTGAAAGAGAGTATCTTTTGAGTATTTGCTTATGTGATTGTGTGagagaaatttgtatttatttgtatgtttaaaataataataataatataggagtatatcaaaatagatgtatatattaaagttttaatttatataatgaatgatacaattatatttgttttgaatATTCCATCAAAcctattgtttatataaacaagaTAGACGTTGGAAACACCGTaagttgaatataattaataatgattattatttatattaatttcttattgaatcaaatcagtttttatattaaataattataaatactacATGTGAACCAAGATACAGTTTTAAGGTTATGTTAGACTTATAACGGTTGCCGGTCATCACCGATATTActgatgatatatttataagaacaaatatataaagaaatcttggatttttaaataataaattaattaaaaatataatctgtGAAAAgtaatatcactttttttctccaatttgaacatttttagGATACTTTATTTTTAGGAATTGTTTCTAGGATAAACattggaaattaaatttacacaaGTATCAAAATGGATGCTGATCTATATGATGAGTTTGGAAATTATATTGGTCCTGATTTGGCATCAGAGAGTGAAGATGAAAATGAATATGGTAATGTTGGTGACGATGCCGAGGACAGAGATCGATCTGATGAAGAAATGGAAGAAGATAAGGATGAGTTACGAGAGCAAGGAGAACAAGGATCTTCTATGGCAGTTGTATTACATGAAGATAAACGATATTATCCGAGTGCATTAGAAGTATATGGACCTGAGgtaataaaatcatatcaaTAAATGAAAGCTATctatatcaattgatttttaatataatctattTTCATAGCATACAATCACAattatatgttacatataGTTAGATTAATAtgttagttttattaaattttttacaacatattagTTCTTTGCCAATAAAAGCAGTATTATCATTTGCAGCTgtcatatcttttatataaaatctgcATGTTTCTTTTAGGTAGAAACACTTGTGCAAGAAGAAGATGCCCAACCATTAGATAAACCATTGATAGCACCTACCAGAAAACCAAAGTTTCAAATAAAGCAACAACAGCTTCCTGAAACAACATACAGCATTGAATTTTTAGCGGATATGATGGATGCGCCGCATCTAATTAGAAATGTGGTTTTGCTAGGTCATTTGCATCATGGCAAAACCACTTTGGTCGATTGTTTGGTACAACAAACGCATCCTTATTTACACAATGTAACCGATGAAAAACCTTTAAGGTACGAATGGAAAtgtagataatattaattgcataatttttattcagtaaaacggaacataatttttatttatgcattatcAGGTATACAGATACGTTGTTTACCGAGCAACAGAGAGGCGTTTCCACAAAAGCTACTCCCGTCACTCTTCTGTTACAAGACGTCAAATCTAAATCATATCTTTTGAACATATTTGATACACCAGGCCATGTGAATTTCTCCGACGAGGCTACAGCCGCAATACGCCTGTCAGACGGTGCGATATTAATTGTCGACGCGGCGGAGGGTGTAATGCTGAACACCGAACGTCTGCTGAAACATGCGCTCCAAGAAAAGCTCGCTTTAACAATCTGTATAAACAAGATAGATCGTTTAGTCTTGGAGTTGAAACTTCCGCCTACTGATGCCTACTACAAGCTGCGGCATATCATTGAGGAAATCAATGGATTGATAGCATTATACTCGGACACCGAGAATCCTACCTTTGTTTCACCGGCTGTCGGAAATGTCTGCTTCGCCAGTTCGGAGTACAATGTGTGCTTTACTCTAAAATCGTTTGCCGCACTCTATGCCAGGAACTATCCTGGTCTTAACGCCAATGAATTCGCCAAACGACTCTGGGGCGATATTCATTTCAATCCTAAGACGCGAAAGTTCACCAAAAAGCCGCCACATAATACGGCACAACGAAGTTTCATTGAATTCATCTTGGAGCCTTTATATAAGATATTCGCACAGGTTGTTGGCGATGTGGATACAACGTTACCCGATGGTAAATTTTGTCGCCTTTTCTATTAAGTATGGTTCTTCAAAGATAAACAATGATATATAGAAGATAATAATAACCGCACTTTTAGTTGCTTTGCTTATCATATCATTAAATGTCTTTTTTGCGTTTGTTccaactagaaattaatttttttattataagcgATAATTGTATAACTATGGTTTGCAGTTCTGGATGAGCTCGGTATACGATTAACCTCTGAAGAGATGAAGATGAATATACGACCACTATTGAGACTCGTTTGCACGCGATTTCTGGGAGATATGTGCGGATTAGTCGACATGTGTGTCACTCATGTACCTAGTCCACTAGCGCACGCTCCGGCTAAAGTACAGCACGTTTATACGGGTCCAATTGATTCGCCACTCGCGCAAGACATGGTCAACTGTGATCCGGACGTTAGTATATTAACTACAATTATTGCTATTTATCTTATGCAGTATCAGTAGTGTCAGagtttagtaataatattataacacatTTGTATGTGCGATAGAAAAGTAACTTCAACTTATTCCATCCAATTAGTTttgtagaataaattaattgcaaacacacacacaccagCTGTACTGAGATTtcggtattttttttatattgcaagcttttttatctattttaacaTTAGATTTTCATAAGAATCAgtctttgcaataattttacacaaacaaTCGACaactctattaataataaaatatttctttagggAAGATTGATGATTCACAGTACGAAGATGTATCCGACTGAAGATTGTACTCTATTCGTGGTACTTGGCAGAGTAATGTCCGGTACATTGGAAGCGGGACAGCGCGTTCGCGTGTTAGGCGAAGCGTATTCGCGCACGGACGAAGAAGATTCACGCGTTCTCACAGTGGGCAGATTGTGGATCAGTGAAGCGCGTTATTCCATCGAACTAAGTCGAGTACCTGCGGGCAATTGGGTCCTCATTGAGGGTATTGATCGCCCTATTGTAAAAACCAGCACCATCACGGATCCCAATAATTCGGAAGAGTTGCATATCTTTCGTCCGCTCAAATTCAACACGCAGAGTGTGATCAAAATCGCCGTTGAGCCAGTCAATCCGTCCGAGCTGCCGAAGATGTTGGACGGGTTGCGAAAGGTAAACAAAAGTTATCCTTTATTAGGAACACGGGTGGAAGAGAGCGGCGAGCACGTCGTGCTGGGAACTGGTGAACTTTATCTTGACTGCGCGATGCACGATCTTCGTCGCATGTATTCCGAAATTGACATAAAAGTGGCCGACCCAGTAGTCGCCTTCGCAGAAACTGTAGTGGAGACCAGCTCTCTCAAATGCTTCGCTGAAACACctaataaacgaaataaactGACAATGATAGCGGAGCCGCTGGAAAGGGGTCTTGCTGAAGATATAGAGGCGGAGCATGTGCGCATCACGTGGAACAAGTAAGTAATCGCATAATCTTGATTGACATTTCGCGAGGAAAAAACATCACAAAAATTCGtacataatatagaaaatctactgttactaatttttaattattttacaggaAGAGATTGGGAGAATTCTTCCAAACAAAGTATGATTGGGATTTATTGGCAGCTCGAAGCATATGGGCATTCGGGCCTGATTCTACAGGACCTAACATTCTAGTGGATGATACTTTACCTTCCGAAGTAGATAAAACACTGTTAAATAGTGCGCGTGATGCCATTATTCAGGGCTTTCAATGGGGAACACGCGAAGGACCGTTGTGCGAAGAGCCGATTCGGAATGTCAAATTCAAGATCCTTGACGCAGTCATCGCGCAGGAACCGCTACATCGAGGAggtaatttcataaatttcataataacaCTATGATAATAGTTCATAAAGAATAGCTAATGtggtataaaaagtattaaagacATATTTAGACAAATTGACAAAAGTTCacatttatatcatattcatGATATATATTCAAGATATCTTAACtttgcaaaatacaaaatatattttataaatttcggAAGAAAACTTTTGAAATTAGCTAAAAGAATTGTTTATACACGATATCAAAATGTTGGAAAAGCCAGAGGCCTTCCTATTGTCAATTACACGCAAATTGCATCAGAAAGGGACATTCTAGACGAAAAGTTGATGGGACAAAATATCGCAAATATTGAATTCTATATTCTCAGGTGGTCAAATTATTCCTACCGCTCGACGTGTCGCATATTCTGCTTTCCTTATGGCGACTCCGCGACTGATGGAGCCATACCTGTTTGTCGAGGTACAAGCGCCTGCAGATTGCGTATCCGCCGTTTACACGGTATTGGCGAAACGGCGAGGTCACGTGACGCAGGACGCTCCGGTTCCGGGTAGTCCGTTGTACACGATTAAAGCGTTTATACCAGCGATTGACAGTTTCGGCTTCGAGACAGATCTCCGAACGCATACTCAAGGACAAGCGTTCTGCCTGTCTGTGTTTCACCATTGGCAAATCGTGCCTGGAGATCCTCTAGACAAAAGCATCACCATCAGACCATTGGAACCGCAACCGGCCACTCACTTGGCCAGAGAGTTCATGCTGAAGACACGAAGACGCAAGGGTTTGTCCGAGGATGTGTCGATCAATAAATTCTTCGACGATCCCATGTTACTCGAATTGGCTCGGCAGGATGTGCTGCTAAATTATCCCCTTTAATAAGTATGTACTACATAAATGTGACATGTATAAGATAtatgattaaacattaaatatttttacgaagaGAGAAACGTGCATTCCGCATGATTTTAAATGCTAATTCCGCACTTTTTCCTATCAAAACATTCctctaataaatttagaaagattatataattttgtattaaataatagttttcataaaaaaataaaattttttaaggtTAACTAGTGAAATGGAAAACTTGCAGATTGTTCTAAATGAGAAaagtatatgtattttaaatttgctcTTAAAGATCAACATTTAAATCTGTTGTATagttttgtcaatttttcataggctaaaattttatatttttatatcgttatttaatttttccacatcattttactaataaaatataaataattttattaactaactTATAAGTGCGTTACAGTTTatcaatgtataatatttaatttctttgttttttcgtttatttttcatgtacattcaataaaaaaataagaaatttttatattataacaatatataaaataagttctGAAAGAAGTATATTAGATTCGATGATCGcgttacatattaatataattaacactTCATATAGTAAacataaagaattataaatataccgAAAAATGAAATAGTAATCGTCAATATGTATTGATCAAATAGTATtgcaattaaagaatattatctGCATTTTAATtccaataatatattttcaactatTTCAAACTTACAAGTAAAAATAAGAACGTTACATACGCGAAGCatgctttaaattaaataatgattccTATTtcgtaatgaaataatttacgaatatgtagatttacaaaatgcattatcaagttaaatcaattaaaaacagtaaaaggtcaaatttctctcttcttgTGTGTTTATTATCGAACCAATATTCGTGAAGTTActttttactttgaaattaCCTTTTATAtcgaaacttatttttaaatttaagtaacGATAcctattcttttatttattcaaatttattttatagattaacAACGCAGTGCCTTTTCCTTGTTCTCTCATCCTTAAATCCGATCGCCAAGCGAAGAACGACACAGGTATTTTTTGAGACGCACTCATTTTTATTCGATTCTTTCTAAATTTCCCTTTTCCACTTATTGTTAAGgcgggagcacagacttttgcataaagcataacgcataagcataaggaaattgattggggtccgtttccttatgcatttgcttatgcttatatatagaccaatcaatttccttatgcttatgcgttatgctttatgtaaaagtctgtgctccggcctttaGTGTTGCCATAATTTGAGAATCATTACGTAAATCtcgataattattgaaaataaaccGTTGTGGAAACAAACACGCTAGCTCGAATAGTCGAGAAAGTTCTACCAACAACGGCtattatgtgtatatgtgttcGTCTGAAATTATTACATCAGTAACTTTCTCCACAGATATAGCATCACAGAAATTGTACTAAACGTAAGCAGATATAGCATCACAGAAGCGTACTAAACAAGAGAAAGAATATCAAAATtcctacaaaaaaatatatacatataacatcgcgattatgcattaaaaattaagataattcgGAAAAACGGGTTTTATTCACATCGAACAAATCCagttttcaataaacaatTGCATTAGAATTTCAgttcaatttttatgtaatccgACATGATATCTCCGAGTAATTAGActgctttttttgaaaaagtgCATACGCATAAGCCGACGGTCGCGAGTCGCTGCGCGATGCAGAATCGCGTTGCATCGCAGCGCTGCTCGCGCACACGGCGGGCGGAGCTGCAGCTGCGCGCCGTCGAATAAACGAGCCGGTGGTCGGAGCTTAACGCCATTTTAACAGCCGTGGACACACCCATCTTTCCATCCATAGGTCAGAACCGTGTCCGCCCGACAAACACGACGCGCGCGCACGACGACCAGTTTCGCCAGCAGCTCTTGTAACATGACGCTATCGCGGCCGATCGATCAGCAACTAACCCTGTGCATTTACTCtcccttctttttctctccactCCATCTTCCTTCTATACGCAATCCGGCCGCACTGTTTTACGCACCCCTACGCGACGGTTCACTTTTCGGCTTCTACACCACACAATGTGGCTTCCTGTTAAATTGAAATGTAACAAGATAGATGTACCTACAGTTTATTCTCGACTC
This window of the Linepithema humile isolate Giens D197 chromosome 1, Lhum_UNIL_v1.0, whole genome shotgun sequence genome carries:
- the LOC105678188 gene encoding 116 kDa U5 small nuclear ribonucleoprotein component, whose product is MDADLYDEFGNYIGPDLASESEDENEYGNVGDDAEDRDRSDEEMEEDKDELREQGEQGSSMAVVLHEDKRYYPSALEVYGPEVETLVQEEDAQPLDKPLIAPTRKPKFQIKQQQLPETTYSIEFLADMMDAPHLIRNVVLLGHLHHGKTTLVDCLVQQTHPYLHNVTDEKPLRYTDTLFTEQQRGVSTKATPVTLLLQDVKSKSYLLNIFDTPGHVNFSDEATAAIRLSDGAILIVDAAEGVMLNTERLLKHALQEKLALTICINKIDRLVLELKLPPTDAYYKLRHIIEEINGLIALYSDTENPTFVSPAVGNVCFASSEYNVCFTLKSFAALYARNYPGLNANEFAKRLWGDIHFNPKTRKFTKKPPHNTAQRSFIEFILEPLYKIFAQVVGDVDTTLPDVLDELGIRLTSEEMKMNIRPLLRLVCTRFLGDMCGLVDMCVTHVPSPLAHAPAKVQHVYTGPIDSPLAQDMVNCDPDGRLMIHSTKMYPTEDCTLFVVLGRVMSGTLEAGQRVRVLGEAYSRTDEEDSRVLTVGRLWISEARYSIELSRVPAGNWVLIEGIDRPIVKTSTITDPNNSEELHIFRPLKFNTQSVIKIAVEPVNPSELPKMLDGLRKVNKSYPLLGTRVEESGEHVVLGTGELYLDCAMHDLRRMYSEIDIKVADPVVAFAETVVETSSLKCFAETPNKRNKLTMIAEPLERGLAEDIEAEHVRITWNKKRLGEFFQTKYDWDLLAARSIWAFGPDSTGPNILVDDTLPSEVDKTLLNSARDAIIQGFQWGTREGPLCEEPIRNVKFKILDAVIAQEPLHRGGGQIIPTARRVAYSAFLMATPRLMEPYLFVEVQAPADCVSAVYTVLAKRRGHVTQDAPVPGSPLYTIKAFIPAIDSFGFETDLRTHTQGQAFCLSVFHHWQIVPGDPLDKSITIRPLEPQPATHLAREFMLKTRRRKGLSEDVSINKFFDDPMLLELARQDVLLNYPL